A region of Sugiyamaella lignohabitans strain CBS 10342 chromosome A, complete sequence DNA encodes the following proteins:
- the SPT23 gene encoding Spt23p (ER membrane protein involved in regulation of OLE1 transcription; inactive ER form dimerizes and one subunit is then activated by ubiquitin/proteasome-dependent processing followed by nuclear targeting; SPT23 has a paralog, MGA2, that arose from the whole genome duplication; GO_component: GO:0030176 - integral component of endoplasmic reticulum membrane [Evidence IDA,ISM] [PMID 11007476]; GO_component: GO:0005634 - nucleus [Evidence IDA] [PMID 11007476]; GO_function: GO:0003677 - DNA binding [Evidence IPI] [PMID 15343339]; GO_process: GO:0070417 - cellular response to cold [Evidence IGI] [PMID 11855848]; GO_process: GO:0030466 - chromatin silencing at silent mating-type cassette [Evidence IGI] [PMID 11063674]; GO_process: GO:0045944 - positive regulation of transcription from RNA polymerase II promoter [Evidence IMP] [PMID 11557770]; GO_process: GO:0036083 - positive regulation of unsaturated fatty acid biosynthetic process by positive regulation of transcription from RNA polymerase II promoter [Evidence IGI] [PMID 9927444]), protein MEESSEVNTDFSSSSLKRRRDGSWSSARVGSSSNVNSGNNGFHMFVPPQQQSQQQDHQLHQIQQQQQQKKLSQTRLSSRNASFSRKSSGHLDMTSPTSSDNLSSAVSLSNLTPTIPRNGSFSPMADTTTPQIQRIIPAQGSVRGGIEVTLLGSGFYNGLVTKFGDVSAMATQCWSDSTIVAHLPPATMPGPVVVTFEGIARVQPQVFTYIDDTDSQLIELALQVVGLKMNGKLEDAKNIAMRIVGSSNNNNSDTGINGGSSLNSSTMNSNAVDHEKIILRCIDLIKMNTGKIPDWQLRNSEGQTMMHLAASLGFYKVVSSLISQGARTDLHDVNGMTPLHFAALRGRRSIVRKLIRCRADPFIRAINGQTVIDMADDSVSDELPIGLTHRQYAQFNHNRRTSSTSTFASFRSNTNARYSNLSRHASNSSMALYGGSDYGHNEQTEDDRRDLDEEFEDDDDSSEYDDGDLRMGDVRQALLRHHRRTSSVSSHTQNKDDDDAKSVDDSSTIVNEHHNREFWNNPRHRLNNTAENISLYLQQLTESARNKMVPWDRPNWDEIVNYIYRRPASTRPPRSAPRREYNSATSDSDATVFNNSNTRPKNSSNDQQKNLLRVWQFLTQSAEQSRRHQEQQEGQNQAGVSNSTNPTMVGPAPPPSYDEIFPETTTTPSNQANGGLGDTASDEKASQAGEEDEIEAVALPVNEMSDDYEQQFIKTWVNNKKKLQNDRRLFFFWIPVLVIAVSLVILRLSGATPEVYNSLLWTNKFTNNAGLRSQRNMPSLGRPLPASLASPTAFLHPKSEEPLVERKLLQAKAPQSCVSDVYDDDHCHRELFI, encoded by the coding sequence AAGCTCTCTGAAACGCCGACGAGATGGAAGTTGGAGTAGTGCTCGTGTTGGAAGCAGCTCGAATGTTAATAGTGGAAACAATGGATTCCATATGTTCGTCCCTCCACAGCAACAATCGCAACAGCAAGACCATCAACTACACCAAatccagcaacagcaacagcagaaaaaatTATCTCAAACCAGATTATCCTCCCGAAATGCAAGCTTTTCCCGAAAATCATCCGGTCATCTTGATATgacatcaccaacatccTCCGATAACCTTTCGTCAGCTGTTAGTTTGTCAAATTTAACGCCAACAATTCCAAGAAACGGATCCTTTAGTCCGATGGCTGATACTACTACACCACAGATCCAGCGAATAATTCCTGCACAGGGTTCGGTCCGTGGTGGTATAGAGGTAACTCTTTTGGGATCTGGTTTTTATAATGGTCTTGTCACTAAGTTTGGCGACGTTAGTGCTATGGCAACACAATGCTGGAGCGATTCAACCATTGTGGCCCACCTCCCACCTGCTACAATGCCAGGACCTGTGGTTGTCACATTTGAAGGCATTGCAAGAGTACAACCACAAGTGTTTACCTACATTGATGATACGGACTCTCAGTTGATTGAACTAGCTCTCCAAGTAGTTGGTTTGAAAATGAATGGTAAACTAGAAGATGCCAAGAATATCGCCATGAGAATCGTCGGCAGtagcaataataacaatagcGACACTGGAATAAACGGTGGGTCTAGTCTCAATAGCTCCACGATGAATTCAAACGCAGTGGACCatgaaaaaattattttgcGATGCATCGATCTAATCAAGATGAATACTGGTAAAATCCCTGATTGGCAGCTCAGGAATAGCGAGGGCCAGACGATGATGCATTTAGCAGCTTCCCTTGGATTTTATAAAGTAGTTTCCTCACTAATTTCCCAAGGAGCTAGAACAGACTTACACGACGTCAATGGAATGACACCTTTGCATTTCGCGGCGTTAAGGGGCCGCAGATCAATCGTTCGAAAACTAATCCGATGCCGTGCTGACCCCTTTATCCGTGCTATTAATGGTCAGACCGTTATTGATATGGCCGACGATTCGGTGTCGGATGAGCTTCCTATCGGATTGACCCATCGTCAATATGCTCAGTTTAATCACAATCGTAGGACGAGTTCTACGAGCACATTTGCCTCATTCAGGAGCAATACCAATGCAAGATACAGCAATCTGTCGAGACATGCAAGTAACAGCAGTATGGCTTTATACGGAGGTAGTGATTATGGACACAACGAACAGACCGAAGACGACAGAAGAGACCTGGATGAAGAATttgaggatgatgatgatagcaGTGAATATGATGATGGAGACCTTCGTATGGGAGACGTACGACAGGCATTACTTCGCCATCACAGAAGAACCTCGTCTGTTTCTAGTCACACTCAGAACAaggatgatgacgatgctAAGAGTGTTGATGACAGTAGTACTATTGTTAATGAACACCATAACAGAGAGTTCTGGAATAACCCCCGTCATAGACTCAACAACACTGCAGAGAACATCTCATTATACCTCCAACAGCTTACTGAGAGTGCTCGGAATAAGATGGTTCCCTGGGATAGGCCCAATTGGGATGAAATTGttaattatatttatcGTCGGCCAGCTTCCACGCGTCCTCCTCGGTCTGCACCTCGCAGAGAATATAACTCGGCGACCAGTGATAGTGATGCTACAGTTTttaacaacagcaacacTAGACCTAAGAATTCTTCAAATGACCAGCAAAAGAATTTGTTAAGAGTTTGGCAATTCCTGACACAAAGCGCTGAGCAGAGTAGACGGCACCAAGAGCAACAGGAAGGTCAGAACCAAGCTGGTGTTTCGAATTCTACTAATCCTACTATGGTGGGCCCTGCCCCACCCCCTAGTTATGACGAGATTTTCCCCGAGACGACTACAACGCCTAGCAACCAGGCTAACGGTGGGTTAGGAGATACAGCCAGTGATGAGAAGGCGTCACAGGCTGGCGAGGAAGACGAGATTGAAGCTGTCGCATTACCAGTGAATGAGATGTCTGATGACTATGAACAACAGTTTATTAAGACATGGGTCAATAATAAGAAAAAGCTACAAAATGACCGTCgcttgtttttcttctggatTCCAGTTTTGGTGATTGCTGTTTCATTGGTAATTTTGCGATTATCAGGTGCTACACCTGAAGTTTACAACAGTTTGTTATGGACAAACAAATTTACAAATAATGCTGGTCTTCGATCACAGAGAAATATGCCTTCCCTTGGAAGACCTCTGCCAGCATCTTTAGCATCTCCTACTGCGTTCTTGCATCCTAAGTCGGAAGAACCTTTAGTTGAAAGAAAATTGCTTCAGGCAAAGGCGCCTCAGTCATGTGTGTCTGATGTCTACGATGATGATCACTGTCATAGAGAATTGTTCATCTAG